A segment of the Rhizobium sp. ZPR4 genome:
CTTCAAGGCCGAACGGCTTACATTCTCCACCAACGTAAAAGACAAGGACGATTTCGATCATGAAACCATTGGAATTAGAGATTTTTATCTGCCGTTCCGACAATTTCGGCGTCTTGGTCCATGATCCCGAAAGCGGATTGACGGCATCGATCGACGCTCCGGAGGCGGAGGCGGTCCTGAAGGCTGCCGATCGGCGCGGCTGGACGATCAGCCACATCCTGACGACCCATCATCATACCGATCACGTCGAGGGCAATCTGGCGCTGAAAGAACAATTCGGCTGTGAGATCATCGGCCCGATCAACGAGGCCGTCGCCATTCCCGGCCTCGATCGCGCCGTCGGTGACGGCGATACATTCGAGTTTGCCGGCCATACGGTCAATGTCATCGAAACGCCCGGCCACACCGCCGGCCACGTCTGCTATCACTTTGCCGACGACAAGCTGCTCTTTGCCGCCGATACCCTGTTTGCGCTCGGCTGCGGCCGCCTGTTCGAACGCACGCCGGCCGACATGTGGGCTTCGCTGCAGAAGCTTGCCGTGCTGCCGGACGAGACGGCCGTCTATTTCGGCCATGAATATACGCTCTCCAACGCCCGTTTCGCGCTGACCATCGATCCCGACAATGAGCGGCTGAAAGCGCGCGCCGCCGATATCGAGGCATTGAGAGCGGAAGGCAAGTTCACCATCCCGACGACGCTGGCGCTGGAGAAGGAAACGAACCCGTTCCTGCGCGCAGCCGATCCCGCGATTCGCCGTAACCTGCTGATGGAAAGCCGCAGCAACGACGAGGTCTTCGCCGAGATCCGCAAGCGCAAGGACAATTTCTGATGCAGGCAAAGGAGATCATCGAAACGCTTTCCATGCAGCGGCATCCGGAAGGCGGGTGGTACGTGCAGACTTTCCGCGACGACAACGGCGGCGATCGCGGCCATTCCACCGCGATCTACTATCTGCTCGAAGCCGGCGAACGCTCGCATTGGCACCGGGTGCACGATGCCGCCGAGGTCTGGCACT
Coding sequences within it:
- the gloB gene encoding hydroxyacylglutathione hydrolase; translation: MKPLELEIFICRSDNFGVLVHDPESGLTASIDAPEAEAVLKAADRRGWTISHILTTHHHTDHVEGNLALKEQFGCEIIGPINEAVAIPGLDRAVGDGDTFEFAGHTVNVIETPGHTAGHVCYHFADDKLLFAADTLFALGCGRLFERTPADMWASLQKLAVLPDETAVYFGHEYTLSNARFALTIDPDNERLKARAADIEALRAEGKFTIPTTLALEKETNPFLRAADPAIRRNLLMESRSNDEVFAEIRKRKDNF